The nucleotide sequence GACGTATTTGGTTCTTGCTAGAATGGATTATGCAGAAACCTTTGGCAGGAAAAGAAGATCTGACCAAGAAAAGTTATGTGCCATTATTGGATGAAAATCTGCAATATGCTATAGAAGGTATAAGGTCATCTCGGCATTTAATTATCAACAATCTACCAGGCACCCCTGATTTCTGTCCTCTCATATTCAAGACTGAAAAGTTAGAGAATTACATTTCCTCTAAACTTTCAGAACGAGAAAACGAGTACTTAAAAGGAATCCGCAAAGACATTCTGCAACGTGCCGCGGCATTTCTACTATTGAAGGATTCCAAAGCATCGTTCACAATCGAAGGGGAGAGTCCTCGAAGTAAAAGGGCTGCCCGCTGGGGACAAGCCATAGGCCAAGCTGGCTATAGTGATCTTAGCAAAGAGGAATTCATCCGTCTCCAACAAATTGTAATAGAGAATCCAAGGTTTATAGATATTGGTTTTCGAAAAAAGGGAGGATTTGTGGGAGAGCATGACCGCACAACTGGGGAACCTATTCCAGATCATTTCTCTGCACGCTGGCAGGATATAGAAAAATTGATCAACGGTCTTTTGGAAACCAATCGACTGCTGTTGAGTACCAATATGGATGCGGTATTGATTGCAGCTTCGATTGCCTTTGGTTTTGTTTTTATCCACCCTTTACAGGATGGCAATGGCCGGATACACCGCTACCTTATTCATCATATCTTGGCAAAAAAACAATTTTCGCAACAAGGCATCATATTTCCAATATCCGCTTCTATTTTGGATCATATCACCGATTACAGAAAAGTACTGGAGGCCTATTCCCATCCGCTGTTGGATTTTATTGAATGGAAAGAGACACCTGACCATAATGTAGAGGTTATCAATGAAACTCTAGATTACTATCGTTACTATAATGCCACCAAACAGGCCGAGTTCTTGTTTGATTGTGTGAACGACACCATAGAGAACGTTATTCCCAAGGAAGTGGTCTATTTAAGAAAGTTTGACGCCTACAAAAGGTTCTTGGAAGATGAATATGAAATGCCAGATAAGATGATAGCAACATTGGTTCGCTTTTTGGAACAAAACGAGGGCCAGCTTTCCCAAAGAGCACGGAAAAAAGAGTTTAATCAGCTAAAAGATGAAGAAATCCATCGTATTGAAAAAAAGTTCAATGAAATCTTCAAATAATTATTCGACAGTTATGTTTTGGATGTAGCTATTGACTTGTTACTGCTATAAAATGCTGTTGATCAATGATTATTCTTAAACAAATTCCTTATTGATAAAATTAAGTTGGAAACCTTTATAATATCCTTGATTGATCGATTTCCCTGCTTTAAATTCTTTCATTTTTTTACTTTTCCTAAATCATCCTTAATTAACAAAATTATCGCTTTCTTAAATAACTATATTCTTATTTAAGATTTCTGTATAAAAGCTTAAATAGCTGGCTTCTTGTTCAAGCCTTTGAGGAAACATCCCCCCAACACCTAACTATCGTATCTCCACCAATTGAATTTCATTAACGTTTAGATAGATAGAACCCAATGGGGCATCCAAAGCATTTTGAATACTTTATCCTCTTCTTCCCCCTAACCACTAATAAATCACCCATAGTGAGCAAATTCCAATAACGGAACAGCTTTCCTGAAGTCTACATCGAAAGACCCCTGCCCTTATACTTGGAATAATCCGTCAGCTCATCCTTGAAGCCGTTGAAGGCTTCTTGGCTATTTCGGAGTGACGAACCGAAGTATCCAGGAAATTGTTGATTTAGCAAAAATGTACAATCTGGATAAAATTGATATTTCCATAATAGACGATCGTTTTCAAGAGATTGTTAAGGAAAAGGGCAGGGAGAACATAAAAATAGAATTTCTACGGAATATTATTAATGATGAACTCAAAGTACAAATGGTCAAGAACATTCATAAAATGACAAATCTTAGGGATGAATTGGAAAAGGTATAGGGCAAGTAGCATAAGAACAGCATGGATTCTATAGCAGCCATAAAGCACTTGTTGGACATTGCCCAGGAATTGGAGCAAGATGATATCAGAACAAAACAATTAGGTCCTAAAGAGGATGAACTGGCGTTTTACGACTTGTTGGCTGCAAACGAGAAATTATTGAACGTAAAGGGTCGTATTCAAGATTTAGTGCATTACGTAGTCGCATCGGTTAAGAAAAATCTACAACTGGATTGGACCAAGAAAGAAGATGCCAGGTCAGCAATACGCCTGGCGGTAAAAAAGGAACTGAATGGCAAGATCCCTTTCTGTGAATTGGGTAATCTTTTAAAAGAGTCAGTGGAACAGGCAGAAGGTCAGTATAAGGATTGGCCGTTGATGGGGTGATTACCTTGTGCATGGCAAGCATACTTTAGGTATAATTTGGGAAAAGATTTCGAATTCAACCTAGAAAATCATCAAAAACAAAAGTGTTCAGCTTTTTATATACTTAGCGGAATATTCACTTGGGGTACACTTATAATGGTTTTTAAATACTGTTGCAAAGTACTGGGAAGTTGAAAAACCACAACTATATCCAACGTCTGTTATATTCTTGGACTTATTCTCTCTTAATATTTCCGCAGCTGCATGAAGCCTCAAGTTGATTAAATAATCAATAGGGGTCATATTGGTAAGCTGTTTGCAATATTTGGACAGACTTGTCTTACCGATTCCGCAATGTTCTGCCATATCGTCAAGTGTCCATAACTTTTCGTAATCACTTCGTAAATAGTTCAAAAAAATTTCCACTGTACGCAAATTTAAGGTAAGGGATTCATCAAGTTTCACCTTGCCTGTTTTAAATAGGCAAAGTATTTCTAAGAGAAGGTCGTTAATTAAAATATTAAATTTAGATTGTGGGATTTCTAAATTACAATTATCGAGACAATATCCCAATTCTTTAAAACATTGCTGTATTTTTCTATCTGAGTTCCAAACCTGAATATCATTCTGCCTCAAAATGAGGGTTAAAAAGTCTAAATCCTGTTTTGAAAGTATAATCCAATCGGGCCATTCCCATTGTTGATGTGGTTGGCGTACTTGTACGTCAATGATCAACCAATGCAACTTTCCAACAGTGACTTCAGGATTCCCCACCTTATGAAGCTGCCATGGTCTGGTTACCGTTAAATTTCCAGGAACCAAATTAAATTGTTCTGTTTCGGTGGAAAAACTCAAGTTTCCAGATTCCAAAAAAGTAAACTCTATTCCTTCATTTCTGTGCCAATCCAAACCCCAATTTTGGTGTGTTTTAGCATCCCAATAACCAATACTTAAAATTCCCGGTAAAACTTCTTCAGGGAGCTCCGTTCCGGGATAATCCTCCCTCTTTAAGGCT is from Arenibacter algicola and encodes:
- a CDS encoding Fic family protein, whose amino-acid sequence is MSSSPHFSTHAPIFQGRKVPEEGVIVGYAAIIQKLGLKVPMPSQIALVCQQNKKYQSEDWNVLPKSYLPDDNGNLTEIEALYKHLVFSLKYEGINLLFFSFLAKHYYEEQLSILVSIEPTGQYSRRIWFLLEWIMQKPLAGKEDLTKKSYVPLLDENLQYAIEGIRSSRHLIINNLPGTPDFCPLIFKTEKLENYISSKLSERENEYLKGIRKDILQRAAAFLLLKDSKASFTIEGESPRSKRAARWGQAIGQAGYSDLSKEEFIRLQQIVIENPRFIDIGFRKKGGFVGEHDRTTGEPIPDHFSARWQDIEKLINGLLETNRLLLSTNMDAVLIAASIAFGFVFIHPLQDGNGRIHRYLIHHILAKKQFSQQGIIFPISASILDHITDYRKVLEAYSHPLLDFIEWKETPDHNVEVINETLDYYRYYNATKQAEFLFDCVNDTIENVIPKEVVYLRKFDAYKRFLEDEYEMPDKMIATLVRFLEQNEGQLSQRARKKEFNQLKDEEIHRIEKKFNEIFK
- a CDS encoding AraC family transcriptional regulator: MGKKGSKDFSKIYRPDRCDPLINAVDSGELEMRALKREDYPGTELPEEVLPGILSIGYWDAKTHQNWGLDWHRNEGIEFTFLESGNLSFSTETEQFNLVPGNLTVTRPWQLHKVGNPEVTVGKLHWLIIDVQVRQPHQQWEWPDWIILSKQDLDFLTLILRQNDIQVWNSDRKIQQCFKELGYCLDNCNLEIPQSKFNILINDLLLEILCLFKTGKVKLDESLTLNLRTVEIFLNYLRSDYEKLWTLDDMAEHCGIGKTSLSKYCKQLTNMTPIDYLINLRLHAAAEILRENKSKNITDVGYSCGFSTSQYFATVFKNHYKCTPSEYSAKYIKS